A single Maridesulfovibrio frigidus DSM 17176 DNA region contains:
- the amrB gene encoding AmmeMemoRadiSam system protein B: MDRKPVVAGRFYTDDPQELKIEIEKYVGERTKCAKPPYDRLVMLPHAGYMFSGGTCGKTLSEASLAPTVILLGPNHSGLGAPLSVWGQGCWEFPGGKLEVADVLAKEIIECGAGFVSNEAAHSREHSLEVLIPFLKYVNPKTRIVPICVSERAPGVLKKAGDALAEIIAESDDEITIVVSSDMSHFITADQAKKLDSIALEAVIRMDPEGLYSAVSSNDISMCGVLPMTMGMHAVQKAGASGGRLVEYTNSGKVTGDFESVVAYAGIIIS, from the coding sequence ATGGACAGGAAGCCCGTTGTTGCCGGACGTTTTTATACTGATGATCCTCAGGAACTTAAAATAGAAATCGAAAAATATGTTGGCGAACGCACTAAATGTGCAAAGCCTCCGTATGATCGATTGGTTATGCTCCCTCATGCTGGTTACATGTTTTCCGGCGGTACATGCGGTAAAACTTTATCCGAAGCATCGCTTGCTCCTACCGTAATATTGCTCGGTCCTAATCATAGCGGACTCGGAGCTCCTTTATCTGTTTGGGGTCAGGGGTGCTGGGAATTCCCAGGCGGCAAGCTTGAAGTAGCTGACGTTCTTGCGAAAGAGATAATTGAATGCGGCGCTGGGTTTGTTTCAAATGAAGCTGCTCATAGCCGGGAACATTCTCTCGAAGTCCTTATCCCGTTTTTAAAGTATGTAAATCCGAAAACCCGTATTGTTCCAATCTGTGTGTCAGAACGTGCCCCGGGGGTATTGAAAAAAGCTGGTGATGCTCTTGCCGAGATTATTGCTGAAAGCGATGATGAAATCACCATCGTAGTCAGTTCGGATATGAGCCACTTTATTACCGCTGATCAAGCCAAAAAACTTGATTCTATCGCGCTGGAAGCTGTGATTCGCATGGACCCTGAAGGGCTTTACTCTGCTGTGTCTAGCAATGATATAAGCATGTGCGGAGTTCTTCCTATGACTATGGGTATGCATGCCGTTCAAAAGGCGGGTGCCAGTGGCGGACGATTAGTCGAGTACACTAATTCCGGCAAGGTTACTGGCGATTTTGAAAGCGTAGTAGCCTATGCGGGAATCATTATTTCTTAA
- a CDS encoding tetratricopeptide repeat protein yields the protein MAAFIWLVCPYPGLAMEYFVDTKSDMDSLRFVFDQKNLSGTVRRSGREELTITFPTGALRAEKLPTPMSLSGLRIINSIKMGPSSLVIGTRTTGFGFIRIPGGNGEMVLQFFRDPIGSKWRTPTEKAARVAAASPPPAVIEQDVQPPIIDEIDIDPESEGESLYEDDEVAPVQNEEVESVQDETVLPDPVVTERPVSSVPYTYRSPISKVGPAEAVAVDTSQASARAGGSVRSEPVNGPVSGSVGGQVSPPDGQVEGSITGSVSPPEVQPPDDMVIEDDGPDEFDPEAGGPDDVEEQVFPQAQPEGAVVRRVSPPVQDAGSVSGQISRPPSQASGSVTPPPGQTSGQVTPPPQSDFIPAANDEFPAAEGDDNYYGAAENGTDDDFYGENDNATDDGEFADLATDDTDAFPVEEGGPAEGEDGETKELTLEEKLKVARGIMLVAESALEEGQIQVALEAYEEVLVMPYLTKDLRIKALYGKAEALTELHKDDLQNNFGDVSSSWMEAMNSDTNSPNVPMALLNLGLINLKAGNMPEAKAYFNLLKSQYPNDLNIPYISFYWGEYYLGIQEYEKAADQFQNLVQTYPDSKVVREAALGLAKSLDALGYNEQSFQIIDYIDKRWPRYYIEDLEFLLMAANTQNRLGKVDDAKENYWAFYNLAPDSKENDIVLARLGDIYLKNGDTKAAKDLYEKAAEDYPEEEGGLVSMMRLAEEGIYDNPDMNQMDKVFDRPYNLRPQKIYTQIIEKHPNSPLAPLAQLKLGMWYYWNKKYGECLGSVQDFLDKYPRSTLRTKASELGHRVFDKAVPELVQDENYGRVVKFWNSYGKKNNEGDGVNDETRMGVALSYWKKEQPNEALKLIDRYLTEKQVPKYSAMALDMALGIYVEEQAWSKVTELVDLARNNWELDPKQSVHIDFAKAMAFENLGETELSTPLWAGLASNLLLPESSRAYAMYYMAKSAMKKKELKKVFIYAQEALAMLLQTGGDREKIKDCILMTIFAAESSGRYREALKWAAEYDKYIPISDPEWASSRFRLAQLYEKAGAIEEWGKLMEEVAKKSPDDLYGRLATSALATRKIERDASKFDSGSSF from the coding sequence ATGGCGGCCTTCATTTGGCTCGTCTGCCCTTATCCTGGTTTGGCTATGGAGTATTTTGTAGACACCAAGTCAGACATGGACTCCCTTCGTTTTGTCTTTGACCAAAAGAATCTTTCCGGCACAGTTCGTAGAAGCGGACGTGAAGAACTCACAATTACATTTCCTACCGGGGCATTAAGAGCGGAAAAACTTCCTACTCCTATGTCGTTATCCGGTCTGCGCATTATCAATTCTATCAAAATGGGGCCTAGCTCCCTTGTTATCGGGACTAGAACGACTGGATTCGGTTTCATTCGCATACCGGGTGGAAACGGGGAGATGGTTTTACAATTTTTCCGTGACCCTATCGGCTCAAAATGGCGTACGCCAACTGAAAAAGCAGCGCGGGTTGCTGCAGCTTCTCCTCCACCTGCCGTGATTGAGCAGGACGTCCAACCTCCCATCATTGATGAAATTGATATAGATCCTGAGTCTGAGGGTGAAAGTCTTTATGAAGATGATGAAGTTGCGCCTGTTCAAAATGAAGAAGTTGAATCTGTACAAGACGAAACTGTCTTGCCAGACCCAGTTGTTACGGAACGACCTGTTTCTTCTGTTCCATATACCTACCGTTCGCCCATTTCTAAAGTAGGCCCTGCTGAAGCAGTGGCTGTTGATACATCCCAGGCATCAGCCAGAGCTGGTGGAAGTGTTCGCTCTGAACCCGTGAATGGACCTGTAAGTGGAAGTGTCGGAGGCCAAGTTTCTCCTCCTGATGGTCAGGTGGAAGGTTCTATTACGGGTAGCGTCAGTCCTCCAGAAGTTCAGCCTCCTGACGATATGGTCATAGAAGATGATGGGCCTGATGAATTTGACCCTGAAGCTGGCGGGCCAGATGATGTAGAAGAACAAGTTTTTCCTCAAGCTCAGCCAGAAGGTGCGGTTGTCAGGCGGGTTAGTCCTCCTGTCCAAGACGCAGGTAGCGTTTCCGGTCAAATTTCAAGACCGCCTTCTCAGGCTTCCGGCAGCGTTACTCCTCCTCCGGGGCAGACTTCCGGACAGGTTACTCCTCCGCCGCAGAGTGATTTTATTCCTGCTGCCAATGATGAGTTCCCTGCTGCTGAAGGTGATGATAATTATTACGGTGCTGCTGAAAATGGAACCGATGACGATTTTTACGGTGAAAATGATAACGCAACAGATGATGGCGAATTTGCCGATTTAGCGACCGATGATACTGATGCTTTTCCTGTTGAAGAAGGGGGGCCTGCTGAAGGTGAGGATGGAGAGACGAAAGAACTGACCCTTGAGGAGAAATTAAAAGTAGCAAGAGGGATCATGCTCGTTGCAGAGAGTGCTCTTGAAGAGGGACAAATTCAAGTTGCGCTTGAAGCGTATGAAGAAGTTCTTGTGATGCCTTACCTGACAAAAGATTTGAGAATCAAGGCCCTTTACGGAAAAGCTGAAGCACTCACTGAGCTTCATAAAGATGATCTGCAAAATAATTTCGGCGATGTTTCTAGCTCATGGATGGAAGCCATGAACTCCGATACGAATTCGCCGAACGTTCCGATGGCTTTGCTTAATCTTGGTCTGATTAACTTGAAGGCGGGAAATATGCCGGAAGCCAAGGCGTATTTTAACCTGTTAAAGTCTCAGTATCCGAACGATCTTAATATTCCCTACATTAGCTTTTATTGGGGTGAATATTACTTAGGCATTCAGGAATATGAAAAAGCCGCAGATCAATTTCAAAATCTTGTACAGACTTATCCTGATAGCAAGGTTGTACGCGAAGCTGCCCTTGGACTTGCTAAATCACTTGATGCTTTAGGCTACAACGAACAGTCTTTTCAGATTATTGACTATATAGATAAACGCTGGCCTAGATACTATATTGAAGATCTTGAGTTTTTGCTGATGGCAGCGAATACGCAGAACCGGCTTGGTAAAGTCGATGATGCTAAAGAAAACTATTGGGCATTTTATAATCTAGCACCGGATTCGAAGGAAAATGATATCGTTTTAGCACGCTTAGGTGATATCTATTTGAAAAATGGTGATACTAAAGCCGCAAAAGATCTCTACGAGAAGGCTGCGGAAGATTATCCAGAAGAAGAAGGCGGTCTGGTTTCTATGATGCGCCTTGCGGAAGAAGGCATTTATGATAACCCTGATATGAATCAGATGGATAAGGTCTTTGATCGCCCTTATAATTTAAGACCTCAGAAAATTTATACGCAAATTATTGAAAAACATCCTAATAGCCCTTTGGCTCCTCTTGCCCAGCTCAAGCTTGGAATGTGGTATTATTGGAATAAAAAGTATGGCGAGTGTCTTGGTTCCGTGCAGGACTTTTTGGATAAATATCCAAGGAGCACTTTGCGCACGAAGGCGAGCGAACTCGGGCATAGAGTCTTTGATAAAGCTGTTCCGGAGCTTGTTCAGGATGAAAATTACGGCAGAGTTGTTAAATTCTGGAATTCTTACGGCAAGAAAAATAACGAAGGTGATGGAGTTAACGACGAAACCAGAATGGGTGTAGCTTTAAGTTACTGGAAAAAAGAACAGCCTAATGAAGCTCTGAAACTTATCGATCGCTATCTGACTGAGAAACAGGTTCCAAAGTATTCCGCCATGGCGCTTGATATGGCTCTTGGTATTTATGTTGAGGAACAGGCTTGGAGTAAGGTTACAGAACTGGTAGACCTAGCAAGAAACAATTGGGAGCTCGATCCGAAGCAGAGTGTGCATATTGATTTTGCCAAAGCTATGGCCTTTGAAAATCTTGGCGAAACAGAGCTTAGTACTCCCCTTTGGGCTGGGCTTGCATCCAATTTATTGTTGCCTGAATCTTCACGGGCATATGCCATGTATTATATGGCGAAATCTGCTATGAAGAAGAAAGAGCTGAAAAAAGTTTTTATTTACGCTCAGGAAGCTCTTGCTATGTTGCTTCAAACTGGTGGTGATCGTGAGAAGATTAAAGATTGTATTCTTATGACAATTTTTGCTGCGGAAAGTTCCGGCAGATATAGAGAAGCTCTTAAATGGGCTGCCGAGTATGATAAGTATATCCCGATTTCTGACCCTGAATGGGCGTCTTCCCGTTTCAGGCTGGCGCAGCTTTATGAGAAGGCTGGAGCAATTGAAGAATGGGGAAAACTGATGGAAGAAGTTGCAAAGAAAAGTCCTGATGATCTCTATGGACGTTTGGCTACATCCGCTCTGGCGACTCGTAAAATTGAGCGTGATGCATCAAAATTTGATTCAGGATCGTCTTTTTAA
- a CDS encoding sugar porter family MFS transporter, which translates to MVNGPMQEKQSASVIFVLLISAAAALGGFLFGFDTAVINGAVVALGEHFNVGPVLVGMSVSLALVGSAVGALGSGAISERYGRVRPMLFAALLFTASGIGSGFPITIWDFILWRFVGGVGIGLASAITPAYIAEISPAELRGRFGSLQQLAIVTGIFVAMLSNYMLVKFAGGSADMELWMGAETWRWMFWAEVPPALLYGFAALMIPESPRYLIGTGREREAESVLRRVLGESVLEKIEEIKLTLKVESGTSFADLKGRYGLSPIIWVGLGLSVLQQFVGINVIFYYGSMLWRSVGFTEENSLWITVVTGVVNIVTTLVAIAFIDRVGRKPLLLLGSAGMFVSLGLLAFLFASAPLDAMGNPALSGGAATTALISANVYVFCFGFSWGPVVWVLLGEMFNNRVRASALALGAGAQWIANFMVSASFPSLVKWAGLGITYSMYAFFAAISFFFVMFVVNETRGKELEDME; encoded by the coding sequence ATGGTTAATGGACCCATGCAAGAAAAACAGTCTGCCAGTGTTATATTTGTTTTACTGATTTCCGCCGCAGCGGCACTGGGTGGATTTCTTTTTGGATTTGATACGGCTGTTATTAATGGGGCTGTAGTTGCTCTGGGAGAGCATTTTAATGTTGGACCTGTTCTTGTGGGGATGTCGGTTTCACTTGCTCTTGTCGGATCAGCGGTCGGGGCTTTAGGGTCCGGCGCAATTTCTGAGCGCTATGGGCGCGTAAGGCCGATGCTTTTTGCCGCACTTCTTTTTACAGCAAGCGGTATTGGGTCGGGATTTCCGATAACCATCTGGGATTTTATTTTATGGCGTTTTGTCGGCGGCGTCGGAATCGGTTTGGCTAGTGCCATTACCCCCGCCTATATTGCGGAAATTTCTCCAGCAGAGCTTCGTGGGCGGTTTGGGTCCTTGCAGCAGTTAGCTATTGTTACAGGGATTTTTGTTGCAATGCTCAGCAACTATATGTTGGTGAAATTTGCAGGAGGCTCCGCTGACATGGAACTTTGGATGGGAGCTGAAACGTGGCGCTGGATGTTCTGGGCCGAAGTTCCTCCTGCATTGCTCTATGGTTTTGCTGCTCTGATGATACCGGAATCTCCACGCTATTTGATTGGAACCGGGCGCGAACGGGAAGCTGAGTCGGTGCTTAGAAGGGTTCTAGGCGAATCCGTTTTGGAAAAAATTGAAGAAATCAAATTGACTCTTAAAGTTGAGAGCGGGACTTCATTTGCTGATTTAAAAGGGCGCTACGGGCTTTCCCCTATTATATGGGTTGGACTGGGACTTTCTGTTTTACAGCAGTTTGTCGGAATTAACGTGATCTTTTATTATGGTAGTATGTTGTGGCGCAGTGTTGGATTTACAGAAGAAAACTCACTCTGGATTACAGTCGTTACGGGCGTTGTAAATATTGTAACAACGTTGGTGGCGATTGCTTTTATTGATCGTGTAGGGCGTAAGCCATTGCTCCTACTCGGTTCGGCTGGCATGTTTGTAAGTCTCGGCTTGCTGGCGTTTCTTTTTGCTAGTGCTCCGCTCGATGCCATGGGAAATCCTGCTCTGTCTGGAGGGGCGGCTACGACCGCGCTGATATCTGCTAATGTTTACGTTTTTTGTTTTGGATTCTCATGGGGGCCTGTTGTCTGGGTTTTGCTCGGGGAAATGTTCAACAACAGGGTCAGAGCTTCGGCATTGGCTCTCGGGGCAGGCGCTCAGTGGATAGCGAACTTCATGGTTTCAGCCTCATTTCCTTCACTTGTGAAATGGGCCGGACTAGGCATAACTTACTCTATGTATGCATTTTTTGCCGCAATTTCGTTTTTCTTTGTGATGTTTGTAGTGAACGAGACACGCGGGAAAGAGCTTGAGGATATGGAGTAG
- a CDS encoding rhodanese-like domain-containing protein, which yields MFAPKKVLSVCSAILMILVLASTAFAMKDEYNYMNAESLQKALDQNAAISIVDIQLAEDFKDHHIKNAIATYAYPVKSGEDTAKLNDTISQLKNSNEPVVVICPRGKGGAERTVNYLASNGIPSYRLFVLTNGQDGWPYAVESK from the coding sequence ATGTTTGCGCCCAAAAAAGTTTTAAGTGTTTGTTCTGCTATTCTTATGATCCTCGTCTTGGCTAGCACTGCTTTTGCCATGAAAGATGAATATAATTACATGAACGCCGAGTCCCTACAAAAAGCATTGGACCAGAATGCTGCGATCAGTATCGTAGATATTCAGCTTGCAGAAGACTTCAAAGATCACCACATCAAAAACGCTATTGCCACTTACGCTTACCCTGTAAAATCAGGTGAAGACACTGCCAAGCTGAATGACACCATTTCCCAGCTCAAAAATAGCAACGAACCCGTAGTTGTAATCTGCCCACGTGGTAAAGGCGGCGCTGAACGTACCGTTAACTACCTGGCTTCCAATGGAATTCCATCTTACCGTTTGTTTGTTCTTACTAATGGTCAGGACGGTTGGCCTTATGCAGTTGAATCCAAATAA
- a CDS encoding hydantoinase/oxoprolinase N-terminal domain-containing protein has product MNFENGYAIGIDTGGTYTDTVIVKCADSSVVATAKSPTTHHNLSLGLAASLDKALAESGIEPGEVNLVSVSTTLATNAVVENKGAKVGLFIIGSGKVVRLPVVTVRYITGGHKVTGDEYDPLDIESLVDGITDMKGHVDSYAVCSAMSIKNPAHEAIAEKAISMTDPKPVFCSHRISTKAGQKERAATTVLNARLMPVMKEFLEGVGKALDERNLGKLVVVIRGNATSMSMEKAVERAADTFASGPASTAYYGCVYSPAKDALIVDVGGTTTDVTLIRNSKPTIQDSGSIIGDWETHVEAVEMFTVGVGGDSFSRITRSGNLEVGPGRVVPLCMAGDIPLPDKWLGKGNDARLIKIGPAVVENPDDQILVYLAENGPSTFGQIMKGLDMVEMTLGTKLEKLVRVQAVDEVGFTPTDALHVLNKIDIGNREMSVSGAAALGTEFDLNGDEFAEKVLDVTRLKIENAMLEHIVRKEIGGNMAGIVAGRSASPLVRFDVSLNLPIVGIGAAADCLLSEVAEKLHTEAVYPEHHEVGNALGAVRMALDNMNKGSE; this is encoded by the coding sequence ATGAATTTTGAAAATGGCTATGCAATTGGAATTGATACAGGTGGAACTTACACTGATACCGTCATTGTTAAATGTGCGGATTCGAGCGTTGTTGCTACTGCTAAATCTCCTACGACTCACCATAATTTGAGTCTTGGACTTGCCGCCTCTCTTGATAAGGCTCTGGCAGAAAGCGGAATTGAACCTGGTGAGGTAAATCTCGTTTCTGTTTCGACTACTCTTGCTACAAACGCCGTTGTGGAAAATAAGGGCGCTAAGGTTGGACTTTTTATAATCGGGTCCGGCAAAGTTGTCAGGCTTCCAGTTGTTACCGTCCGTTATATTACTGGCGGACATAAAGTAACAGGCGATGAATATGATCCGCTCGATATTGAGTCTTTGGTAGATGGCATCACTGATATGAAAGGGCATGTAGACAGTTACGCTGTCTGTTCAGCCATGAGCATTAAAAATCCAGCTCACGAAGCCATCGCAGAAAAAGCTATATCCATGACTGATCCAAAACCTGTTTTTTGTTCACACCGGATAAGCACTAAAGCAGGACAGAAAGAAAGGGCAGCTACAACCGTATTAAACGCGCGTCTTATGCCTGTGATGAAAGAATTTCTAGAGGGAGTCGGCAAGGCTCTTGATGAACGCAATCTTGGTAAATTAGTGGTGGTCATTCGCGGTAATGCAACTTCTATGAGCATGGAAAAAGCCGTAGAGCGCGCAGCTGACACTTTTGCAAGTGGACCTGCTTCTACAGCTTATTATGGCTGTGTATATTCTCCTGCAAAAGATGCTCTGATTGTTGATGTGGGCGGAACCACCACTGATGTTACTTTAATCAGAAATTCAAAGCCGACCATTCAGGATAGCGGTAGCATCATCGGTGACTGGGAAACCCATGTTGAGGCCGTTGAGATGTTTACTGTCGGCGTGGGCGGGGATAGTTTTTCGCGTATTACTCGTTCTGGTAATCTTGAAGTTGGCCCGGGCAGAGTTGTTCCTTTATGTATGGCGGGAGATATTCCGCTTCCTGATAAATGGCTCGGGAAAGGAAATGATGCGCGTTTGATAAAGATTGGCCCCGCTGTTGTGGAAAATCCTGATGACCAAATTTTAGTTTATCTTGCCGAAAATGGCCCATCTACCTTCGGGCAGATCATGAAAGGGTTGGACATGGTCGAAATGACCCTCGGTACAAAGCTGGAAAAGCTTGTACGTGTTCAGGCTGTTGACGAAGTCGGCTTTACTCCGACTGACGCACTTCATGTTCTAAATAAAATCGATATCGGCAACCGTGAAATGTCTGTTTCGGGTGCTGCTGCTTTGGGTACGGAATTTGATCTTAACGGCGATGAATTTGCTGAAAAAGTTCTGGATGTGACCCGACTAAAAATCGAGAATGCAATGCTTGAGCATATTGTCCGTAAAGAAATTGGTGGCAATATGGCTGGAATCGTTGCGGGGCGCTCAGCTAGTCCGCTAGTGAGATTTGATGTTTCTTTGAACTTACCAATTGTTGGAATTGGAGCTGCTGCTGATTGTCTTTTGTCTGAAGTAGCTGAGAAATTACACACTGAAGCTGTTTATCCTGAACACCATGAGGTCGGAAACGCTCTTGGCGCGGTTAGAATGGCTCTTGATAATATGAACAAAGGGAGCGAATAA
- a CDS encoding RrF2 family transcriptional regulator has product MRLTTRSRYGTRMMLDIAMHCEGGPVRISDIAQRQGLSTKYLEKLIRELKKAGFISSKRGPGGGHTLAMAPSDISVGAIVRSLEGDIGLVECLDNDTLCQRIEDCPTREVWIKASKAMYVALDEISIADMLKEGSFCVRTNPFK; this is encoded by the coding sequence ATGAGACTAACCACAAGAAGCCGATACGGAACAAGAATGATGCTCGATATTGCCATGCACTGCGAAGGTGGCCCCGTTCGTATCAGCGATATTGCACAACGTCAGGGGTTATCCACAAAATATCTTGAGAAGCTAATACGGGAGCTCAAAAAGGCTGGATTCATTTCCAGTAAGCGCGGTCCCGGAGGCGGACACACCTTAGCCATGGCCCCGAGCGACATTTCAGTCGGAGCCATAGTCAGATCCCTTGAAGGCGATATTGGACTTGTGGAATGTTTAGATAATGACACACTCTGCCAGCGCATAGAAGACTGCCCGACCCGTGAAGTATGGATTAAAGCAAGCAAGGCTATGTACGTAGCTCTAGATGAAATAAGCATCGCTGACATGCTCAAAGAAGGATCTTTCTGCGTTAGAACGAACCCGTTCAAATAA
- a CDS encoding sigma-54 interaction domain-containing protein, which produces MALNLDGIIGNSIALKDVFKILGKVAPTDSTVLVTGESGTGKELIVRALHQNSKRKGKPFVPVNCGAIPGELLESELFGHEKGAFTHAIRSRPGRFELADGGTIFLDEIGEMDLSLQVKILRVLQEKEIERVGGTQIKKVDVRIVAATNRDLEAEVAAGRFREDLFYRLNVIPMHLPPLRDRGGDVLVLAKHFLSKFCVDKDRCTMQLGGETADLLVSYSWPGNVRELENFMERLSILCDEDLVTPEDLPEKILRDVGREPKKKAADLVQPMGFAWPTLDDMKEHSSEGLKDFLEQIEDKILIEALQKTGGVKNKAAELLGVKRTTLIEKIKKRKLEV; this is translated from the coding sequence ATGGCTCTTAATTTAGACGGAATAATTGGCAATAGTATCGCCCTCAAGGATGTGTTTAAAATCCTTGGAAAAGTTGCACCTACCGATAGTACTGTACTGGTTACAGGTGAGTCTGGCACTGGTAAAGAACTGATAGTTCGTGCGCTTCACCAGAACAGCAAGCGTAAAGGAAAGCCCTTTGTCCCTGTCAACTGTGGAGCTATTCCCGGGGAACTGCTGGAGTCAGAATTATTTGGTCATGAGAAGGGTGCATTCACGCATGCTATTCGCTCACGTCCTGGGCGTTTTGAACTTGCTGATGGCGGAACTATTTTTCTTGATGAGATAGGTGAAATGGACCTTAGCCTACAGGTTAAGATTCTACGCGTATTGCAGGAAAAAGAAATTGAGCGGGTTGGCGGGACTCAGATAAAAAAGGTTGATGTCAGGATTGTAGCTGCAACCAACCGTGATCTTGAAGCTGAAGTTGCTGCCGGAAGATTTCGTGAGGATCTTTTTTACCGTTTAAATGTAATTCCCATGCACCTTCCTCCGCTACGCGATAGAGGCGGGGATGTGCTGGTTTTAGCAAAGCATTTCTTGTCTAAATTCTGTGTGGATAAAGATAGATGTACTATGCAACTTGGCGGTGAGACCGCTGATTTGCTTGTTTCATATTCATGGCCCGGCAATGTTCGCGAGCTTGAAAATTTCATGGAAAGGTTATCCATTCTTTGTGATGAGGATTTGGTGACACCTGAGGATCTGCCAGAAAAAATATTGAGAGATGTTGGCAGGGAGCCCAAAAAGAAAGCGGCTGACCTTGTTCAACCAATGGGTTTTGCATGGCCTACTTTAGATGATATGAAAGAGCATAGCAGTGAAGGTCTTAAGGATTTTCTTGAACAAATTGAGGATAAAATACTCATTGAAGCTTTGCAAAAAACTGGTGGCGTAAAGAATAAGGCTGCTGAGCTTTTAGGAGTTAAACGGACCACGCTCATTGAGAAAATTAAAAAAAGAAAACTGGAAGTTTAA
- a CDS encoding NAD(P)/FAD-dependent oxidoreductase, whose translation MSPNSTGKKEFDVIIVGGGPAGLFAAYYLGENTDLDVLVIEKGKQPLKRNCPITGDQECIKCKPCNILSGVGGAGLFSDGKLNYIHKLGKTDLTQFMSVEKAKDLINETEDIFNRFNMDGKVFPTDMEAAKDIRKNALKNGIDLLLIKQKHLGSDNLPNHIAAMAEYVKGCGVTFHTSEDVKDILIEDGALAGVITNRGEYRAKNVILAPGRVGSEWMGSLAKRHDLAITQRGIEVGVRVEVPADIMRDLCDVIYDPTFFIRTNTYDDQVRTFCTNQGGFIALENYQDFVCVNGHAYMGKKSENTNFAFLSKVVLEEPVTDNHAYGESIGKLATIIGGGKPILQRFGDLKRGRRSTWNRVRNSFIEPTMKNVTCGDIAMALPERIVRNLIEGLEKLNEVIPGVANEETLLYAPEIKFFSTQVETSPQLETAFEGLFVAGDGPGVAGNIVSASATGIIPAKEITRRNS comes from the coding sequence ATGAGCCCGAATAGTACCGGGAAGAAAGAGTTTGATGTAATTATCGTAGGCGGCGGTCCGGCAGGACTTTTCGCTGCATACTACCTTGGTGAAAATACTGATCTCGATGTTCTTGTCATCGAAAAAGGTAAACAACCGCTTAAACGGAACTGTCCTATTACCGGAGATCAGGAATGCATTAAATGCAAACCCTGTAATATTCTTTCCGGTGTTGGCGGGGCTGGTTTGTTTTCCGATGGAAAGTTGAACTACATCCATAAACTCGGGAAAACAGACTTAACCCAGTTCATGTCTGTTGAAAAAGCCAAAGATCTCATCAACGAAACTGAAGATATTTTTAACCGTTTCAATATGGACGGGAAAGTATTTCCGACTGATATGGAAGCAGCTAAAGATATTCGTAAAAATGCTCTAAAGAACGGCATTGATTTACTTTTGATTAAACAAAAACATCTGGGAAGTGATAACCTTCCGAATCACATTGCGGCTATGGCTGAATATGTGAAAGGGTGTGGAGTTACTTTCCACACTTCTGAAGATGTTAAAGATATTTTGATTGAAGACGGTGCTCTTGCCGGGGTTATTACAAATCGTGGTGAATATCGCGCTAAAAATGTAATTCTCGCTCCGGGAAGAGTTGGGTCTGAGTGGATGGGATCACTTGCTAAAAGACATGATCTCGCTATCACTCAGCGCGGTATTGAAGTTGGAGTACGTGTTGAAGTTCCCGCAGATATTATGCGTGACCTTTGTGACGTTATTTACGATCCGACATTTTTCATCCGTACTAATACTTATGATGATCAGGTTCGCACATTCTGTACAAATCAGGGCGGTTTTATTGCTCTGGAAAATTATCAGGATTTCGTTTGCGTCAATGGTCATGCATATATGGGTAAAAAATCTGAAAACACCAACTTCGCATTTCTTTCAAAGGTAGTGCTCGAAGAGCCTGTTACAGATAACCATGCGTATGGCGAATCTATTGGTAAGCTTGCTACTATTATTGGTGGCGGTAAACCTATCCTTCAGCGTTTTGGCGATTTGAAAAGAGGGCGTCGTTCGACTTGGAACAGGGTGCGCAATAGTTTCATTGAGCCTACCATGAAGAATGTCACATGTGGTGATATCGCAATGGCTCTACCCGAGCGTATTGTCAGAAACCTCATTGAAGGGCTGGAAAAACTGAATGAAGTTATTCCAGGTGTAGCTAACGAAGAAACACTGCTTTATGCTCCTGAGATTAAATTTTTCTCAACTCAGGTAGAAACAAGTCCTCAGCTTGAAACAGCTTTCGAAGGTCTATTTGTCGCTGGCGACGGTCCAGGGGTTGCGGGTAATATTGTATCTGCTTCCGCTACAGGGATTATTCCTGCTAAAGAAATAACCCGCAGAAACAGTTAG